Genomic window (Streptomyces cadmiisoli):
GGCCTGCATGGTGGCCGAGTGGTGCGGCGCGCAGTAGGGGGCGGCGTCGATCAGCGGCTTGCCCGGCGGCAGCAGCCCCGCCACGGAGTGCACGGCCGTGACCTCCAGCGCCTCCTCGCGGCCGAGGCGGGGCAGGACCGCGGGCAGCCGCTCCGCGAGCATCGTCTTGCCCGCCCCCGGCGGCCCCTCCAGGAACAGGTGGTGACCGCCGGCCGCGGCGACCTGCACCGCGGTCCTGGCCGACATCTGGCCGACGACATCGGCGAGGTCGTGGTCCTGGTCGTACTGGGCGGCGCCGAAGCTGTGCAGGCCGGTGGCCGCGCCGGTGCCGGGGACCCGCAGTCCGGCGAGCAGCGGGTCGGGGCGTCCCGGCTCGTCCGGTTCCTCGTCGGGCACCGCCTCGTCCGCCAGCACGGCGATCAGCTGCCGCAGACTGCGCACACCGAGCACGGACACCCCGGGCACCAGCGTGGCCTCGGCGGCGGCGCACTCGGGGACCACGACCTGCTCGTAGCCGGCGTCGGCGGCGGCCAGCACGGCCGGCAGGGTGCCGCGCACCGGCCGGACCCGTCCGTCCAGGCCCAGCTCTCCGATCATCACGATGTCGGCGAGCACCCGCGGGTCGATCCGCTCGCAGGCGCCCAGCACCGCGCAGGCGACGGCCAGGTCGAACCCGCTGCCCGCCTTGGGCACGGACGCCGGGCTGAGTCCGACGGTGAGTTTCTTCTGCGGCCACTCGGCGCCCGAGTTCACCACCGCGGCCCGGACCCGGTCACGGCTCTCGGTCAGGCTCTTGTCCGGTAATCCCACCAGCGTGAACGCGGCGACACCCGGTTCGAGGTCGGCCTGCACCTCGACGACCACGCCCTCGACGCCGACCAGGGCGACGGAGCACGTGCGTGCGAAGCCCATCTCAGGCCACCCCCCGCGCGTGCTCGACCACGGGCGCGCCCCGGGCGGGCAGCACGATTCCGACGAGGTCGATGCGCACACCGCCGGGCGGTGCCCCTCCGTGCTCCTGCACCCAGCGTTGAGCCAGGTCACGCAGGCGCTCGGCCTTGACCGGCGTGACCGCCGACATCGGATGCTCGTACGGACCGGGCCCGCGGGTCTTGACCTCGCAGACGACGAGGACGTCGCCGTCCCGCGCCACGATGTCGATCTCGCCGGTCCTGCCGCAGCGCCAGTTGCGCGCCAGGACCGTCATGCCCGCCTCGACCAGCCGCCGCGCGGCCAGGTCCTCGCCGTACGCGCCGAGCGCCCTGCGTGCCAGATGTGTGTTCATGGTCGGCACCACCTCCGGCGCCAACCGTCACGCATTCGCCCGCGGCTGTTGGATCTTGGTGGGCTACTCGCCGGTTGTGGACAACCCCGTCACCCACACGAATGAAGGAGGTCGGCGATCACCCGCCCGGCAGCTCCAGATCGCTCTTGTTCAGCTCCTCAATGTTCACGTCCTTGAATGTGAGGACGCGGACCTGCTTCACGAACCGGGCCGGCCGGTACATGTCCCACACCCAGGCGTCCGCCATCGACACCTCGAAGAACACCTCTCCCTGAACCGAGTGCACCTGCATCTCGTAGTCATTGGTGAGGTAGAAACGCCGCTCGGTCTCGATCACGTATTTGAACAGACCGACGACATCGCGGTACTCCCGGTAGAGCTTGAGCTCCATCTCGGTCTCGTACTTTTCGAGGTCCTCGGCGCTCATGGCATGTTCCCCTTCAGCCGTGCGATCCCACCATTGTGCGCCAGTCCCACGAGCCTCTAGACGATTTCGGTGTCAAGGATCTGCGGCCTGGCGGGGGGACCTTCGTCGAGCAGCCTGCGCAGCAACTCGGCGAGTCTGGTCGGATACACCGTCTCATGCGCCTCGCTCAGTTCCTGACACGTCCACCACCGCGCACCCACGACGCTGCGGCGCTCCAGTTCGGTGAGGCCGACGGCCTCGGTAGCCGTCTGGTCCGTACGGGCCAGGTAGTACCACTCGTCCTGATCCCAGCGTCGCCCCGCGAACGGGAACGAGCACATCCGCCGCCACAGCACCGGGCCCAGTTCCACGGCCGTGATGCCGGTCTCCTCCGCGAGTTCCCGCAGGGCGGCCTCCTCGCGGGTCTCCTCGCCCTCCAGGCCGCCGCCCGGGGTGAACCACCAGTCGTCGGAGGGATCGTCCGGTTCGTGGCCGTGCAGCAGCAGGATCCGGTCCCGCGGGTCGAGCAGCACGACCCGGGCCACCTTGCGCATCTCGCCGCCCAGGGCTCCGACGGAGCCCCCTTCCGCGTCCGTCATCTCAGCGGGCACCGGTGGGCTCCGTCCGCGGGCGGCCGCGGCGCGCGGCGCGCTGGGCGAGCGGTCCGTAGGCGGCGCCTCCGAGCACCAGCACCGCGCCGGCGACGATCAGGGCGCCCATGGTGCGCAGCGGGCCCGGCTCGGACAGACCGCCGAGCGCCTCGAAACCGGTGGGGCGCTCCAGCATTCCGTCCATGGGCCATACGACGGCGTCCACGCGCGCGGACACCGCACCGCGCGCGACCGTACCGCCGGCGGCGTCCGTCAGGTGGGCGGTGGAGTCCAGCGAGCCGTGCCGCTCGTCGCCGAGCAGGAACAGCCGGCCCTCGGGCACGTCGACGGTCGGGAAGTTCGCGACCTCGGCGGCCTGCCCGTCGGGCAGATACGGTTCGTCGATCTGCTTGCCGTTGACCGTCAGCTTGCCGTCCCGGCAGCAGGAGACGGTGTCCCCGCCGATCGCGACGACCCGCTTGAGCATCGGCGCGTTGCCCCAGGTCGCGTCCTTGAAGACGACTACGTCGCCGCGGCGCACCTCACTGCCGTCCACCCGTTCGGCCAGCACGCGGTCGCCGACGCCGATCGTGGGCGACATGGAGCTGGTGGGCACGGTGTACGGGCGGTAGACCACCGCCGCCCAGGCGAATCCGCCCAGGAAAAGGAAGAGGCCCAGCGCGACCGCCAGTCCGGACAACCGCTGTCCGGTCCGGCCGCCCGCCGGGCCACTGCTCGTCCCACCGCCGTGCGGGGCCGTCCGTGTCGCGCTCTCGCCACCCATGGATCCGCACCCTACCCGGGGTACCTGACCGGGTCAGCCCTTACGATCCGGCCGAGGTCACAGTTCCACCAGGGCTTCACGAAGCCCCGGACGGATCAGCGGGTCTCCTCGACCGTGATCCGGCGGCGGCGCCACAGGGCCACCGGCACGACCCCGGCGAGCGCCACGGCGTTCGGGGCTGCGGTCAGCGCGGCGGCGGCGGACGACCGGTCGTTCAGCCCGGCCTGGTCGAAGGTGTCCGGGACGGGGAGCGTGCCCCAGCGGTTGATCGGCCAGGCCTTGACGATGGCGCGTCCGACGACCTTCTCCACCGGGACCATGCCCTTGTTGGCGTCGCCCTGGTTGTAGCGGGAGTCCCGGGAGTTCTGACGGTGGTCGCCCATGACCCAGATGAAGCCCTCGGGGACCTTCACCTTGAACTGGCCGCCCTGGTCGTCGACGCTGCACGGCGTGTTGCCGGGGTAGACGTACGACGCCTCGTTGAGCGCCTTGCCGTTGACCTTCACCGGGCCCGTGCCCTTGCACTCCACCGTGTCGCCGCCGACGCCGATGACCCGCTTGATGAGGTCCTTCTCCTCCGCGGACGGCATCAGACCGATCCAGCTGAGGACGGTCTGGAACGCGTTCGGGTTCACCGTCGGCTCCCCGGCCAGCCAGTTGTCCGGGTCGTGGAAGACGACGACCTCGCCGCGGTCCGGCTCGGAACCGAACCACGGCGTCAGCTTGTCGACGAGAACGCGGTCGCCCTCCTGGAGGGTGTTCTGCATCGAGTCGGAGGGGATCGAGAACGCCTGCACCAGGAACGTCTTGATCAGCAGCGCCAGCACCAGCGCGATACCGATCAGGATCGGCAGCTCCTTCCAGAAGGAGCGCTGCTTCTTCGGCTGCTCGGGTTCGGGGCCGCCCGGCCCCTGCGTCCCGGCCCCTGCGTACCCGTTCGTCACCCTGCCGTCCTCGGCTGCTGTGTCACTCCCTGTGGGAGGGACGTCGTCCGGCGCCGTGGGGGCTGCGTCCACCGGGCGTCCGCGGTGCTCCTCGCCGTCGTGTCCGGACCGTGCGCCAACCGCCACATCCCCCACGCCAACTCCTTACTCTGTGCCGCTGCCTGCCCCATGCACGGCGCAGGCCCACCACTCCCATAACGAGCGGGAGTTCCGCAGGGCTCGGGAGGTGGATCGTTGCGTTCGGATCGTCGGGGGCAACCCTATGCGACGTCACGGGGGCCGCGGTCGACCCGGACGTCGAGTCGACGACGGAAGCATAGGTATTGGGTTCGTCGAGGGTGGTCCAGTGGCCGAGCGGCCAGGCGATGACGACGGCGCGGCCCACCACTTCGTCCTCGGAGACGGTGCCGCCGTAGTCGGTGTCCTGGTGGGAGCGGGAGTCCGCCGAGTTGGACCGGTGGTCGCCCATCACCCACAGCCGGCCCTCGGGCACGGTGATGTCGAAGTCCATGGCCGACGGTTCGTTGCCCGGGTAGAGGTAGTCCTCGACCAGGGGTACGCCGTTGACCGTGACCCGCCCCTGCGCGTCACAGCATTTGACGCGGTCGCCGCCCACGCCGACCACCCGCTTGATCAGGTCCTTCTCGTTCTCCGAGGGCAGCAGGCCGATGAAGGTGAGACCGTCCTTGACCTGCTTGACGACGATCGGGTCGTCCTTCTTCTGGGTGGGCTGCTCGTCCTGGAGCCAGCCGCCGGGGTCCTTGAAGACGACGACGTCGCCGCGCTGCGGCCGGGAGCCGAACCAGGGGGTGAGCTTGTCGACCAGGACGCGGTCGCCGATCTGGATCGTCTGCTCCATGGAGCCCGACGGGATCACGAAGGCCTGCACGAGGAAGGTCTTCAGTACGAGGGCGATGAGGACGGCCACGCCGACGAGGAGCGGTATCTCCTTGATCGCCGAACGGCGCCGCCGGCGCTTGACCTTGCGCTGGAGCTTGCGCCGCTCCGCACGGGTGCGCCCGTCGGACCCGCCGGTGGCGCGCCGGATGCCGGTGGGCAGCAGGTTGTCGGCGGCGCTGGTGGGGGCACCGCGCGGTTTGCCGCGGTTACCCATGGGCACCGTCCGCCGGATCCGACCCGCCGGCCGCCGGGGCGGTGCCGCCCGGCGCTGCGGGCACGCGCGCATAGACGTCGGGGCGGTGCAGGCGGGTGAGGTGGCCGACGGGCCAGACGATCCAGTCCGCCCGGCCGATCACCTTGCGGACGGGCACCATGCCGCCGCCCGGTGAGCCCAGATGGTCGCGGGAGTCGCTGGAGGCACTGCGGTGGTCGCCGAGGACGAAGAGGGCGCCGTCCGGCACGACGACGTCGAAAGGCACTGTGGACGCGCTGTCCCCGGGGTACAGGAATGTCGACTCGTCGACCGACCGGCCGTTCACCCGGAGCCTCCCGTCCTTGTCACAGCAGACCACGTGATCTCTTCCCACGCCCACGACCCGTTTGATGTAGTCGGCGTCCCCGAAGTATCCGCTGCCGTCGAACACGACCACATCACCGCGTCGCGGCCCAGCATCGAAACGGTACGCCAACTTGTTTACGAGAACGCGGTCGCCGATCCTCAATCCGCGCTCCATGGAACCGCTCGGGATCTGGAACGGCTGGAGCACGAACGTGTTGAGCAGCAGCAGAAACACCAGGCAGACCAGCGTGGTCAGGGTGATCCGGCCGCCCGGGACGTACTCGGCGACGCGCGACACCAACGCGAAACGCGACCGTTCCTCCGGCCCCTGCGTGTCCGGGATCTCACCGGATCCGGAAGGGCGGGAGGAGCGGTCGCGCTCCGTCGTCTGTGCTTCGGTGTCCATCGGGGCCAGATGTTATCCGGCCCCGATCGAACGCCGGAAAAGCGCTCAGTTCTCGCGCTTCTCCTTGATCTTCGCCGCCTTGCCGCGCAGGTCGCGCAGGTAGTACAGCTTGGCGCGACGGACGTCACCGCGGGTGACGAGCTCGATCTTCTCCACGATCGGGGTGTGCACCGGGAAGGTGCGCTCGACGCCGACGGAGAAGGAGACCTTGCGGACCGTGAAGGTCTCGCGCACGCCGGCGCCCTGGCGACGGATCACCACGCCCTTGAACTGCTGCACACGGGAGCGGTTGCCCTCGATGACGCGGACGTGGACGTTGACCGTGTCGCCCGGACGGAAGGCCGGAACGTCGCTGCGCAGCGACGCGGCGTCGACGGAGTCGAGCAGGTGAGACATTTCGTCTGCTTTCTTCGCTGATGCCACAGGTCATCAACGGAAACTAGGTTTTCCTGGATGAGCGCTGCGCGGTTCGGGGCGGGCGTCGTGTCCCCCTGTGGCAGGGGCGCACGCCGGACGACGCACAACAGCGGGCTATTCTTCCACGCCCGCCGCCCGGCGCCAAAATCGGCCGTGCGGCTGCCCCTCGGGATCCGGTTCCCAGCCGAGGATGGAGAGCATCTCGCGGTCCTTCTTGTCGAAGGCCTTGGGGTCGCAGCGCTCGATGAGGTCGGGCCGGTGGGCCGTCGTCCGCGCCAGGGCCTCGTCGCGGCGCCACCGGGCGATCTTGCCGTGATGGCCGCTGAGCAGCACGTCCGGGATCTCCCGGCCGCGCCACCGGGGCGGCTTGGTGTAGACGGGACCCTCCAGCAGGGAGGCCATGGCGCCGGGGGCGAAGGAGTCGTCCCGGTGGGACTCGGCGTTGCCGAGGACACCGGGCAGCAGCCGGGCGACGGCCTCCGTGACCACCAGTACGGCCGCCTCGCCGCCGGCGAGGACGTAGTCGCCGATGGACACCTCGAAGACGGGCATCCGGGTGGCGTACTCGTCGACGACCCGCCGGTCGATGCCCTCGTAGCGCGCGGGCGTGAAGATCAGCCAGGGGCACTCGGAGAACTCGACGGCGAGTTCCTGGGTGAAGGGACGGCCGCTGGGGGTCGGTACGACCAGGGCCGGCCGGTGCGAACCGCTCTCGTAGCCGTCGGCGAGGACGGAGTCGAGCGCGTCGCCCCAGGGGTCGGTCTTCATGACCATGCCGGGGCCGCCGCCGTAGGGGGTGTCGTCGACCGTGTTGTGCCGGTCGTACGTCCACTCGCGCAGATCGTGCACATGGACGTTCAGCCGGCCACGCGCGCGTGCCTTGCCCACCAGGGAGACGTTCAGCGGGTCCAGATATTCGGGGAAGATCGTGACGACGTCGATGCGCATCAGGACTCGTCCCTCGACGAGGCGATCTCCGCTCGGTCGTCGATCAGGCCGGGCGGCGGGTCGACGACCGCCCGCTGCTCCGCCAGGTCGATCTCGGTGACGATCTCCTCGACGAACGGGATCATCACCTCGCTGCCGTCGGGGCGTTCGACGATGAAGAGGTCCTGCGAGGCCAGGTGCGAGATCTCGGTGATCCGGCCGATCTCGGTACCGTCCACCGTGACGACGTCGAGGTCGATCAGCTGGTGGTCGTAGTACTCGTCCTCGTCCTCGGGCATCTCGTCCGGGTCGACGTCGGCGATCAGGAGGGTGTTGCGCAGCGCCTCGGCACCGGTGCGGTCCAGCACGCCCGCGAAGCGCAGCAGGAGCCGGCCGCTGTGCACCCGGCCCGACTCGATGGTCAGCGGTCCGACGGAGGCCGGGTCGGTGGTCAGGACGGCACCGGGGCCGAGCCGCAGCTCCGGCTCGTCGGTGCGCACCTCGACGGTGACCTCGCCCTTGATGCCGTGGGCGCGGCCGATCCGTGCGACTACCAGCTGCACTTGTCTCGTTCTCCTGTTCTGCGACTGTCGTGAACGACCGCGGGCCGGGGACGGCCCATCGGCCCTCCCCGGCCCGAGCCGGTACTGCTTTGCGTCAGCGGACGTGGTCCACGTCGACCAGGTCGACTCGGACTCCGCGGCCGCCGATGGCGCCCACGACGGTGCGCAGGGCGCGTGCGGTGCGGCCGTTGCGGCCGATCACCTTGCCGAGGTCGTCGGGGTGCACCCGGACCTCGAGTACACGCCCGCGACGCAGGTTGCGCGAAGCGACCTGCACATCGTCAGGGTTGTCGACGATGCCCTTCACGAGGTGCTCGAGAGCCTCCTCGAGCATGCTCAGGCCTCGGTCGACTCAGAGGACTCGGCCGCGGCCTCGTCCTTCTTCTCGGCCTTCTTCTTCTGGGTGATCGCCTCACCCTTGCCCTCGTCGTCGCCGCCGAGAGCCTCGAAGGACGGACGCGCGGCCTTCGGCTGCGCGACGAGCAGCGGCGCCGGGGCGGGCTCGCCCTTGAACTTCTGCCAGTCGCCGGTCTTCTTGAGAATGGCGAGCACGGGCTCGGTCGGCTGGGCGCCGACACCGAGCCAGTACGCCACACGCTCGGCGTCGACCTCGATCACCGACGGGTTGTACGTCGGGTGGTACTTGCCGATCTCCTCGATCGCACGGCCGTCACGGCGGGTGCGGGAGTCGGCGACGACGATGCGGTAGTGAGGCGAACGGATCTTGCCCAGACGCTTCAGCTTGATCTTGACTGCCACGGGAGTGGGTTCTCCTGGTTTTGACGTGGTTGGGCACGGCGAGAGTTGCCGCGTGGGGTTGCGGTACCCGAGTGCCCGACGGACGCGTCAGCCGGAGGAGAGAGGGGTCCTGTGCGGCTGTCGAGTGCAGCCGCCCATTCTGCCACACCGTGCGGACCGGCACCGACCGAGGGTGCCGGCGGGCACGACTGAGCGGCATCCGGCGCCGGGAGTCCGGCATCGGATGCCGGGACACGGCTGCCACGAGCAGCCGCGTCCTCAGCTCGCCGCCGCGCCCACGACCTCCGGGATGCGGAACGGCTTGCCGCACCCGCCGCACATGATCGGCGCCTGGGCCAGCACCGACGGAACGACCCGCACATTGCGGCCGCAGTCGCACACCGCCTTGACCCGGACGCCGCCGCCGGAGGAACCGTGCCGCGCCGCCGGACCCCGGAAGGTACGGGAGGTGTCGGCGGAGGTGGCGGCGGTGTGGGCGGTCAGGGCCCGCTGGAGGCGGTCGATCGTCGGGCGGTAGCGCCGTTTCGCCTCGGGGTTGAGGGTGACCAGGGAGAAGCCGCTGCTGGGATGCGGCTCCTCGGGGTGGTCCAGGCCCATCTCCTCGGCGATCGCGAGGAATCTGCGGTTGTGGTAGCGGCCGGCGCGGGAGGTGTCGCGGACGCCGCGGGCGGCCGCGATGCCGTGGACTGCCTCATGGAGCAGCCGTTCGAAGGAGAGCTCGTGTCCGCAGGCGGACGACGACTCCCCGATCAGGGATTCGGGCGCGGCAAGGTCCGGCAGCTCGGGGTGGTACCGCTGAATATCGGCCCACGCCTGTGCCAGCTCTGCGGCGAGAACAGGTGGTGTCGTGCTCACGTAATGACAACGAGCCGGAGTCCCCCGGTGTTCCTATTCCGGGGCATCCCAAATAATTTGCACGTACCCGTCAGTTGCCGCTGATGCGACCTGACGAGGGCGGGTGCGCTGATCTGCGGAGAAGCCTCGCAGCTCCTACCAAGCCGGTACGTAGGCTGACGTACGACCCGGCGCGTAGACGATGTCCGCGCGCCGGGGTAGGTGTGGTCCGCGCATGCGCAAGAGGCGTTTCGGTCGCGATTCTTCCGGAAGGGCCCTGTCTCAGTAAGCGCGCGCGACGATCGCGACGTTACCGGGTGCGTCGTCGGTGTCCGGCACCGACCCGTCCCCGGCGACCAGACACCGTACGGTCACGGCGTGCTCGGCCAGCTTGACCTCGCCTTCTTCGCCGAGGCTCGCCCAGGGGATGCGCGCCCAGCCGCCGGCGGCCGTCGCCTCGACGGCTTCCTCGATCGTCGTCACGTCGACGGTGCGGGACTCGCGGCGCTCGCGGGACTGGGTCAGCAGCAGCGCCTGGTCCTCCTCGAGGATCGCGGGGAGCATCCCCGGGAGCGCGTCGAGGGCCACGGGTTCCTTGCCGCCCGGGATGCGGCGGACCAGCATCGCCGAGTTGTTCTCCAGGTCACGGGGGCCGACCTCGATCCGTACGGGGACGCCCTTCAGCTCCCAGTCGACGGCGCGGCGTCCGAACGGGGTGTCCGTGCGGTCGTCGACGCGGACCCGGACCCCGGCCGCGGCGAGCCGGTCGCCGATCTCGCGGACCTTGGCCAGAACCGCGTCGTCGCCCTTGATCGCGAGGACGACCGCCTGGACGGGGGCGAGCCGCGGCGGCACCCGCAGCCCGTTGTCATCTCCGTGAGTCATCACCAGGGCGCCGATCATGCGGGTCGTGGACCCCCAGGACGTCTGCCAGACGAGTTCCTGCTTGCCTTCCTTGGACAGGTACCGGGTGTTGAACGCCTTGGCGAAGTTCTGGCCGAGTTCGTGGCTGGTGGCCATCTGGAGGGCCTTGCCGTCCCCCATCATGCCTTCGAGCGTGAGGGTGTTGATCGCGCCCGCGAAGCGCTCCTTGACGGTCTTGCGGCCGGCGACGGTGTCCATGGCGAGGACATCGACCATGAAGTCCTCGTACACCTTGCGGTGGATGTGCGCGGCGAAGTCGCGGGCCTCGTCCTGGGTGGCGTGCGCGGTGTGGCCCTCCTGCCAGAGAAACTCGGTGGTGCGCAGGAAGAGGCGGGGTCGCAGTTCCCAACGGACGACGTTCGCCCACTGGTTGATCAGCAGGGGCAGGTCCCGGTAGCTCTGCACCCACTTCGAGAAGTAGTCGTTGACGATCATCTCGGAGGTGGGGCGCACCACGGCGGGCTCTTCGAGCTCCTTGCCGCCGCCGTGCGTGACGACCGCAAGTTCGGGGGCGAAGCCCTCGACGTGCTCGGCCTCCCTGGTGAAGTACGACTGCGGGATCAGCAGCGGGAAGTACGCGTTCTGGGCGCCCGCCTCCTTGATCCGGGCGTCCATCTCCTGCTGCATCCGCTCCCACAGCCCGTACCCGTACGGTCGGATCACCATGGTGCCGCGCACCGGCCCGTTGTCGGCCAGTTCGGCCTTGTTGATCAGATCCTGGTACCAGCGCGGGAAGTCGATGTCCCGCGGGGTGAGAACGGGTGCCTTTGCCATGGCGAGATGGTACGGGCACAGATTGCCGGAATGTGAATTCTCGCCACTCGTGAGGGCACCCCTCAAGCGGGGCTCCGCGACCCCTGGACGCGGTCGCGAGCCCGGAGTTTCCTGGCATACGGGGGGAGGCCGAGCGTACGTCACGGGGGCGATGGAAACGGGCACAGAAACAACTCTCTGCGGATTGGGGCGCTTTCGATGACACCTACGCTCGTGCGGCAGCACCAGCCTCACGCGGGGCCCTCGCCCCATGTGGACCTCGCTGCACGCGCGCGTGACTGGTCGGAGATCCAGGAGCGGATGCTCGTACCGCTCCACGAGGCGGTCTACCGGCGACTGGACGTGGGCCCCGGCACCCGGCTGCTGGGCCTCGGCTGCGGTTCCGGGCTGGCGCTGCTGATCGCCGCCTCCCGGGGCGCGTCGGTCACGGGCGTCGAGCCGTCCTCCCCCGAGCGACTGGCCCTCGCCCGCGAGCGCCTGTTCCCGGAGTCGCCGGTCTCCCGCGCGCGTGCCGACACCCGGCTCGTCGACCAGGCCCCCGGCGCGGCCGTGGACGGTGCGGCTCGCTTCACCCTGGTGACCGCCTTCGAACCCATCGGATGTCTCGCGGGCGACGCGGAGGGGCTCGGTGATCTGCTGGCGGCCGCGGTGCCGCTCGCGGAGCGCGGGGCTCCCGTGGTGCTGACCGGCTGGGGGCCGCCCGAGCGCTGCGCGACGTCGTCCGTGCTGCGGGTGGCGGCGAAGCTGGCGGATCCGCTGCACGGCGCGGGCCGCCCGCGGCCGGCGCTGCGCGACGACCTGGAGGAGGTCGCGCAGCGGGCGGGGCTGCGGCCCGACGGCTCGGGGCGGGTGGCGTGCCCCTTCGGGTACGCCGACCTGGACAGCGCGGTGCGCGGACTGCTGTCGACGGGGCTGTTCGACGCGGCGATCGCGGCGACCGATCAGGAGCAGGTCGACAAGGAGATGGCGGAGGCGCTGCACCCGCACCGCCGCCCGGACGGCACGGTGTGGATGCCGAACGTGTTCCGCTACCTGATCGCGCGAACGCCCTGACCTGGCCCGGCGCACGGCGCAGCCGCCGGCCGGGCGAGGCGGGCCGGGCGGCGCGGGGCCGGGCGGCTAACTCTGCTCGGGCTCGTCCGGTTCGAGTTTCGTCAGCCGTGAGACACCGGCGATCCGGTACGCGTCGGCCTCCTCCAGCGTCTCGCGTTCGAGCAGCGCCTGGGCGAGCGCGTCGAGTTGCCGGCGGTGGTCGCGCAGCTTGCGGCACGCCTCCTCGTAGCACTCGTCGACGATCCGCCGCATCTCGC
Coding sequences:
- the rpsP gene encoding 30S ribosomal protein S16: MAVKIKLKRLGKIRSPHYRIVVADSRTRRDGRAIEEIGKYHPTYNPSVIEVDAERVAYWLGVGAQPTEPVLAILKKTGDWQKFKGEPAPAPLLVAQPKAARPSFEALGGDDEGKGEAITQKKKAEKKDEAAAESSESTEA
- the proS gene encoding proline--tRNA ligase; translation: MAKAPVLTPRDIDFPRWYQDLINKAELADNGPVRGTMVIRPYGYGLWERMQQEMDARIKEAGAQNAYFPLLIPQSYFTREAEHVEGFAPELAVVTHGGGKELEEPAVVRPTSEMIVNDYFSKWVQSYRDLPLLINQWANVVRWELRPRLFLRTTEFLWQEGHTAHATQDEARDFAAHIHRKVYEDFMVDVLAMDTVAGRKTVKERFAGAINTLTLEGMMGDGKALQMATSHELGQNFAKAFNTRYLSKEGKQELVWQTSWGSTTRMIGALVMTHGDDNGLRVPPRLAPVQAVVLAIKGDDAVLAKVREIGDRLAAAGVRVRVDDRTDTPFGRRAVDWELKGVPVRIEVGPRDLENNSAMLVRRIPGGKEPVALDALPGMLPAILEEDQALLLTQSRERRESRTVDVTTIEEAVEATAAGGWARIPWASLGEEGEVKLAEHAVTVRCLVAGDGSVPDTDDAPGNVAIVARAY
- a CDS encoding SAM-dependent methyltransferase, encoding MTPTLVRQHQPHAGPSPHVDLAARARDWSEIQERMLVPLHEAVYRRLDVGPGTRLLGLGCGSGLALLIAASRGASVTGVEPSSPERLALARERLFPESPVSRARADTRLVDQAPGAAVDGAARFTLVTAFEPIGCLAGDAEGLGDLLAAAVPLAERGAPVVLTGWGPPERCATSSVLRVAAKLADPLHGAGRPRPALRDDLEEVAQRAGLRPDGSGRVACPFGYADLDSAVRGLLSTGLFDAAIAATDQEQVDKEMAEALHPHRRPDGTVWMPNVFRYLIARTP